The DNA sequence ACCACCACATGGTATCGCGCGTAGTGTCATCTTTAACAATGTACTTATCTTTTGGTGAGCGGCCAGTAAAGATACCAGTGTCAACCGCAACAGAGCCTAGTTCCGTTACTACGCCTTTTTCGTAGCCTTCCAAACCTGGCAGTGTCTCTTCAACGAATAACTGCTCGTAGCTAGGATTACGAAGAACTTCAGTAACGCCAGTCAGTCCGTGCTTAGTTAGATCAATTTGTGCAGCCTTAGTATGTTCCATAACGGTCATAGGTGCTCCTTGTAGGATATTTTGTAGGGATTTTGTATTAATTTTTTATTGTTATCTGCTCACCATGCTAGCAACGAGACTCTGGGGAAACAGGGATACAGCTCAAAAAGTATCCATATTAATCTTGGGGTTTTAAGCGTCTCGTCACATATTGGCCTAACTAGTCTATCCTGTACGCAAACCTTTGCGCTAGGGGTGAGAACATTATTAATTGATTAAAATTAAGCGGTGATTTTATTACGAGATGTTACGGAGTTTGCGCTATTTTGATCACAAAAAAGGCCAGCTTAGTGCTGACCTTTTTGGGGTAAATTACGTGTTTTTGGTACGCTGTAAATTAATGAACCGTATTGTCGCCTTTATCTGCTGCTTCTGCGTACAGTGCATCAACGTCGCCCTTATCGAACGAGTAGTTTGTGCCACAGTAATCACAGTGAAGAGCAACACTACCTTCCGTACTCAGGATGTCGTAGATCTCCTCTTGAGCAACGGTAATGATAGCGGCACCACTGCGTTCACGAGAACAACCACAGAAGAACTCGACAGGTTGAGGGGTAAATACCTGAACCTTCTCTTGGTTATATAGGCGGTATAACAAATCATTTGCTTCTAGAGAGAATAGCTCTTCGTTTTTAACCGTGTCAGTTAACTGCTCTAGGTGCTCGAAGTCATCTGGCGTACCAGTGCCGTCAGGCATAACCTGCAGAAGCATACCAGCAGCGTGTGCTTTGCCTTCATGCTCCCCCGTGCGTAGCCATAGACGAGTCTTAAGCTGTTCTGAGTTAGCAAAGTAACCTTCAAGAACGTCAGCAAGTGTTTCGCCTTCAAGACCAACGATACCTTGGTAACGCTCACCTTTTTTAGGATCGATAGTGATCACTAGGTGGCCTTTACCTATAAGGTCGTGCAGGCCAGCGTCGTCAGCAATATCACCGTCAAAGCGCGCAACACCACGAATCTTCTGATCGTTATCGCCATTAATAACAGCTAGAGTTACTGGGCCATCACCTTGCAGTTGCATCGTGATAGAGCCTTCAAACTTTAGGGTCGCCGTTAGCAGCGTCGTTGAAACCAGTAGCTCACCCAACAGCTTTTGTACTGGCGCTGGGTATTCCTTGCTAGAAATAATCTGTTGGTACGCTTCGTCCATCTGTACCAATTCACCACGTACTGATAG is a window from the Vibrio splendidus genome containing:
- the hslO gene encoding Hsp33 family molecular chaperone HslO, which codes for MADPMSTSNVLNRYLFEDLSVRGELVQMDEAYQQIISSKEYPAPVQKLLGELLVSTTLLTATLKFEGSITMQLQGDGPVTLAVINGDNDQKIRGVARFDGDIADDAGLHDLIGKGHLVITIDPKKGERYQGIVGLEGETLADVLEGYFANSEQLKTRLWLRTGEHEGKAHAAGMLLQVMPDGTGTPDDFEHLEQLTDTVKNEELFSLEANDLLYRLYNQEKVQVFTPQPVEFFCGCSRERSGAAIITVAQEEIYDILSTEGSVALHCDYCGTNYSFDKGDVDALYAEAADKGDNTVH